The Micromonospora sp. NBC_00421 genome contains a region encoding:
- a CDS encoding MFS transporter, with the protein MAENQSTSEQLSSAQKLALFVLLGAQFMLSVDFSILNVALPRMGEGVGLSLADLPWVASAYALPAAGFTLLFGRVADLFGRRRLFLTGIALLTVASLLGGFATNPEMLFSARVLQGFANAIAIPAAMALLITTVSDERARARVLGLNGALLSGGFTVGALVGGSLVSALDWRWAFWINVPVAVAILVLTPLVIKESVRPAGVKLDVPGAVTVTAGLLALVYGVSMQSWIALVVGAVLIAAFWFVELKAKAPLVSLTLLNRPNIKWGNYGGIVAFVMASGVNFGLTLYMQDVLKMAPFTTGLVFGGPGLVAVVAGVIAGRMIGRYGYRNVLAIGLLAQGLTTVPLLLTGTSTTPSLALIVPSLFLMYFGHVTAVVAYTVTATSGLDDSQQGLATGLATLAQQIAVTIGIPIFGALVAARTDVLDGVHFAMQVQIVVILVSVALIWIGLRDRGVPTGPAAAERQEPVPTAEAQQPAPVPVPRTVSENTV; encoded by the coding sequence ATGGCGGAGAACCAGAGCACGTCGGAGCAGCTCAGCTCCGCGCAGAAACTTGCCCTATTCGTCCTGCTCGGCGCGCAGTTCATGCTGTCTGTCGACTTCTCCATCCTCAACGTGGCGCTGCCCCGGATGGGCGAGGGCGTCGGCCTGTCGCTGGCGGACCTGCCGTGGGTGGCAAGCGCGTACGCGCTGCCCGCCGCGGGCTTCACGCTCCTGTTCGGGCGGGTCGCCGACCTGTTCGGCCGGCGGCGGCTGTTCCTGACCGGCATCGCGCTGCTCACTGTTGCCTCGCTGCTCGGCGGCTTCGCGACCAACCCGGAGATGCTGTTCAGCGCCCGCGTGCTGCAGGGCTTCGCCAACGCGATCGCCATCCCGGCCGCGATGGCGCTGCTGATCACGACCGTCTCCGACGAGCGGGCCCGCGCCCGGGTGCTCGGCCTCAACGGTGCGCTGCTCTCCGGCGGCTTCACCGTCGGCGCCCTGGTCGGCGGCAGCCTGGTCAGCGCCCTGGACTGGCGCTGGGCGTTCTGGATCAACGTGCCGGTGGCGGTCGCCATCCTGGTGCTGACCCCGCTGGTGATCAAGGAGAGCGTCCGGCCCGCCGGCGTCAAGCTCGACGTGCCCGGCGCCGTGACGGTCACCGCCGGCCTGCTCGCCCTGGTCTACGGCGTGAGCATGCAGAGTTGGATCGCCCTCGTCGTCGGCGCGGTGCTCATCGCGGCCTTCTGGTTCGTCGAGCTGAAGGCCAAGGCGCCCCTGGTGTCGCTGACCCTGCTCAACCGACCCAACATCAAGTGGGGCAACTACGGCGGCATCGTCGCCTTCGTGATGGCCAGCGGCGTCAACTTCGGCCTCACCCTCTACATGCAGGACGTGCTCAAGATGGCGCCGTTCACCACCGGTCTGGTGTTCGGCGGCCCGGGTCTGGTGGCCGTCGTCGCCGGCGTCATCGCCGGCCGCATGATCGGCAGGTACGGCTACCGCAACGTGCTCGCCATCGGCCTGCTGGCGCAGGGCCTGACCACCGTCCCGCTGCTGTTGACCGGCACGTCGACGACGCCGAGCCTGGCGCTGATCGTGCCGTCGCTGTTCCTGATGTACTTCGGGCACGTCACGGCAGTCGTCGCCTACACGGTCACCGCCACCTCCGGCCTGGACGACTCGCAGCAGGGCCTGGCCACCGGCCTGGCCACCCTGGCCCAGCAGATCGCGGTCACCATCGGTATCCCGATCTTCGGGGCGCTCGTGGCCGCCCGCACGGACGTGCTGGACGGCGTCCACTTCGCCATGCAGGTGCAGATCGTCGTGATCCTGGTTTCCGTGGCACTGATCTGGATCGGCCTGCGGGACCGGGGCGTTCCGACCGGGCCAGCCGCCGCCGAGCGGCAGGAGCCGGTGCCGACCGCCGAGGCGCAGCAGCCCGCCCCGGTGCCGGTGCCGCGCACGGTCAGCGAGAACACCGTCTAG
- a CDS encoding SDR family NAD(P)-dependent oxidoreductase, with amino-acid sequence MLLEKRTAIVYGAAGALGSAVSRAYAREGATVYLAGHHLDRVETLAKEITAEGGRAYAHQVDALDQAAVEAHAALVAERAGRIDVSFNAVGLDHVQGVPLRELGLDDFLMPMNTFVRTQFLTASAAARRMVEQHSGVIVILSTSAARAPMPSGGFGVACAGIESLSRELAGEVGPFGVRVVCLRPDAIPESVRHGSYVRETWRRAAEANGATLDDMLAAKPGMPNPLLGRAVTLADVAGTAVYLASDLSSGLTGSITTVGCGVLVD; translated from the coding sequence ATGCTGCTGGAGAAGAGGACCGCGATCGTCTACGGCGCCGCGGGCGCGCTGGGCAGCGCGGTGTCGCGCGCCTACGCCCGGGAGGGCGCGACCGTGTACCTGGCCGGTCACCACCTCGACCGGGTGGAGACGCTCGCCAAGGAGATCACCGCCGAGGGCGGCCGGGCGTACGCCCACCAGGTCGACGCGCTCGACCAGGCGGCGGTCGAGGCCCACGCGGCGCTGGTCGCCGAACGGGCCGGGCGTATCGACGTGTCGTTCAACGCCGTCGGCCTGGACCACGTGCAGGGCGTCCCGCTGCGCGAGCTGGGCCTCGACGACTTCCTGATGCCGATGAACACCTTCGTGCGCACCCAGTTCCTCACCGCGTCGGCGGCGGCGCGGCGGATGGTGGAGCAACACAGCGGGGTCATCGTCATCCTGTCGACGTCCGCCGCGCGGGCACCCATGCCCTCGGGCGGCTTCGGGGTGGCCTGCGCCGGCATCGAGTCGCTCTCCCGGGAGCTGGCCGGCGAGGTGGGCCCGTTCGGGGTGCGCGTGGTCTGCCTGCGTCCCGACGCGATCCCGGAGAGCGTGCGGCACGGCTCCTACGTCCGCGAGACGTGGCGACGCGCGGCCGAGGCGAACGGGGCGACGCTGGACGACATGCTGGCGGCCAAGCCGGGCATGCCGAACCCGCTGCTGGGTCGGGCGGTGACCCTGGCCGACGTGGCCGGCACGGCCGTCTACCTCGCCTCCGACCTGTCCAGCGGCCTCACCGGCTCGATCACCACGGTCGGTTGTGGAGTGCTCGTCGACTGA